The Psychrobacter sp. LV10R520-6 genome includes a region encoding these proteins:
- a CDS encoding NF038104 family lipoprotein, translating to MKKLQIIALLASVFLLQACVHKLVTVPVKVAYKTTKGVVKGTVAVTKAIIPGGNEEEDQKDKK from the coding sequence ATGAAAAAATTACAAATTATCGCTCTACTTGCTAGCGTCTTTCTACTACAGGCTTGTGTGCACAAACTGGTTACTGTACCTGTCAAAGTTGCCTATAAAACTACCAAAGGCGTGGTCAAAGGCACGGTCGCGGTTACTAAGGCCATCATACCTGGTGGCAATGAAGAAGAGGACCAAAAAGATAAAAAATAA
- the purB gene encoding adenylosuccinate lyase, protein MTPLTALSPIDGRYASKADSLRPYLSEFGLIKARVTVEIRWLQSLADNDAIGELAAFDDETNAFLNAIVDDFSEADAQAIKDIEATTNHDVKAVEYFIKDKFRGQAALNDSLEFIHFACTSEDINNLSYALMLKDSRTIVLDKMQQMTDSIVDLALTHADQPMLSRTHGQTASPTTLGKEMANVAYRLARQIRQVGQVELLGKINGAVGNYNAHYASYPDVDWQAHAERFIDERLELTFNPYTTQIEPHDYIAELFDAVKRFNTILIDFNRDIWQYISLGYFKQRLKDGEVGSSTMPHKVNPIDFENSEGNLGVANAMLAHLGEKLPISRMQRDLSDSTVLRNIGVGLAQSMIAYDACLKGVSKLELNSARLNSDLDQAQEVLAEPIQTVMRRYRVENPYEKLKALTRGNAMTREAMLTFVESDELSAVSDADKARLREMTPATYIGNAAGQARTIKEWIAKLNK, encoded by the coding sequence ATGACCCCACTTACCGCGCTCTCCCCGATTGATGGCCGCTACGCCTCCAAAGCCGACAGCTTGCGTCCTTATTTATCTGAATTCGGTCTAATCAAAGCTCGTGTCACCGTAGAGATTCGCTGGTTACAGTCATTGGCTGACAATGATGCGATTGGTGAGTTGGCGGCATTTGATGACGAGACCAATGCCTTTTTAAACGCTATCGTTGATGATTTTAGTGAAGCGGATGCGCAGGCGATTAAAGATATCGAAGCGACCACCAATCACGACGTGAAAGCGGTTGAGTACTTTATTAAAGATAAATTCCGTGGTCAGGCAGCCCTTAACGACTCGTTAGAATTCATCCACTTTGCTTGTACTAGCGAAGACATTAACAATCTATCGTATGCTTTAATGTTAAAAGACAGCCGCACAATCGTACTCGATAAAATGCAGCAAATGACTGATAGTATTGTTGATTTGGCTCTGACTCACGCTGATCAGCCCATGCTGTCACGCACTCATGGACAAACGGCCAGCCCAACTACGCTAGGTAAAGAGATGGCTAACGTCGCCTATCGCCTTGCTCGTCAAATTAGACAAGTCGGACAAGTTGAGCTACTAGGTAAAATCAATGGCGCGGTCGGTAACTATAATGCTCACTATGCCTCATATCCTGACGTTGATTGGCAAGCGCATGCTGAGCGTTTCATTGATGAGCGTCTTGAGCTGACTTTTAACCCATATACCACGCAGATCGAACCCCATGATTATATCGCTGAACTGTTTGATGCAGTGAAGCGCTTTAATACTATTCTTATCGATTTTAACCGTGATATTTGGCAATATATTAGCTTAGGCTATTTTAAACAGCGCCTAAAAGATGGTGAAGTGGGTTCGTCAACTATGCCGCATAAAGTCAATCCGATTGACTTTGAAAACTCTGAAGGTAACCTTGGTGTGGCGAATGCGATGCTGGCACATTTAGGCGAAAAGCTACCGATTTCACGGATGCAGCGCGATTTATCAGACTCTACCGTTTTACGTAATATCGGTGTGGGTCTGGCACAAAGCATGATTGCTTATGATGCCTGCCTAAAAGGCGTGAGTAAGCTTGAACTGAATTCAGCGCGTCTTAATAGCGATCTTGATCAGGCGCAAGAAGTGTTGGCTGAGCCGATTCAAACCGTCATGCGTCGCTACCGTGTCGAAAATCCATATGAGAAGCTTAAAGCCTTAACCCGTGGTAATGCCATGACTCGCGAAGCAATGTTGACCTTCGTTGAAAGCGACGAGCTGTCTGCGGTTAGTGATGCCGATAAGGCGCGCTTACGTGAAATGACGCCTGCAACCTATATCGGTAACGCCGCTGGGCAAGCGCGTACGATTAAAGAGTGGATTGCTAAGCTCAATAAATAA
- the mnmA gene encoding tRNA 2-thiouridine(34) synthase MnmA, with the protein MPDVSATPLSDSFNAHRALTLADINNPADTRVIVGMSGGVDSSVSAVLLQQAGFLVEGLFMKNWEEDDGTEYCTAMDDLADAQSVCDKIGIKLHTANFAMEYWDRVFEHFLAEYKAGRTPNPDILCNKEIKFKAFLDYALTLGADYIATGHYTRRSVNYTNADGTCVAQLLRGLDNNKDQSYFLHAVGGDKIAKTLFPVGELEKPVVRQIAEEHDLITANKKDSTGICFIGERRFKDFLQQYLPAQKGEIITDDNKLIGTHDGLMYYTLGQRGGIGIGGVKDRPEEPWFVLAKDLDKNRLIVGQGHEHPMMLSNELHAYKLDWVDGLPPTAIFSSDGLRCMAKSRYRQPDQACRVFAANSNNENDGSQVRVVFDKPQRAVTPGQSAVFYIDEICLGGGVIESIDAPCGF; encoded by the coding sequence ATGCCAGATGTATCAGCCACGCCTTTATCTGATTCTTTTAATGCCCATCGCGCCTTGACCCTTGCCGATATTAACAATCCTGCCGACACGCGCGTCATTGTCGGTATGTCAGGTGGGGTTGACTCTTCCGTATCTGCCGTTCTGCTTCAGCAGGCCGGCTTTCTGGTGGAAGGGCTGTTTATGAAGAACTGGGAAGAAGATGACGGCACCGAATATTGTACCGCGATGGACGATCTAGCAGACGCGCAGTCGGTATGCGATAAAATTGGCATCAAGCTACATACGGCCAACTTTGCCATGGAATATTGGGACCGAGTATTTGAGCATTTTTTGGCTGAATATAAAGCGGGACGTACGCCCAATCCTGATATTTTATGTAATAAAGAAATTAAGTTTAAAGCCTTTTTAGATTATGCCTTAACTCTGGGCGCAGACTATATTGCTACCGGTCATTATACCCGCCGCAGTGTTAACTATACCAACGCTGATGGCACATGTGTCGCGCAACTATTACGCGGCCTTGATAATAATAAAGACCAAAGCTATTTCTTGCATGCGGTTGGCGGTGACAAAATTGCTAAAACCCTCTTCCCAGTCGGCGAACTTGAAAAACCTGTCGTCCGTCAAATTGCCGAAGAGCATGATTTAATTACCGCCAATAAAAAAGACTCTACCGGTATTTGCTTTATCGGTGAGCGCCGTTTTAAAGACTTTTTACAGCAGTACTTGCCTGCTCAAAAAGGCGAAATCATTACTGATGATAATAAGCTCATTGGCACCCATGACGGGCTGATGTACTATACCTTAGGTCAGCGCGGTGGTATCGGTATTGGCGGCGTCAAAGACCGCCCCGAGGAGCCTTGGTTTGTACTGGCAAAAGACTTAGATAAGAATCGTTTAATAGTCGGTCAAGGCCATGAACACCCCATGATGCTAAGCAATGAGTTGCACGCTTATAAGCTTGATTGGGTCGATGGTCTACCGCCTACTGCTATCTTTAGCTCAGACGGTCTGCGCTGTATGGCAAAGTCTCGTTATCGTCAGCCGGATCAAGCGTGCCGCGTATTTGCTGCCAATAGTAATAATGAGAATGATGGCAGCCAAGTACGGGTAGTATTTGATAAGCCCCAACGCGCAGTAACTCCTGGTCAATCAGCGGTATTTTATATTGACGAGATTTGCTTAGGCGGTGGTGTGATTGAGTCTATTGATGCGCCGTGTGGGTTTTAA
- the ispF gene encoding 2-C-methyl-D-erythritol 2,4-cyclodiphosphate synthase: MIKIGQGIDVHAFHNNGQQQQYVVLAGVAIEHSHSLLAHSDGDVVLHALADALLGALALGDIGQHFPDTDTANAGLDSRVLLRYVYGKVQAAGYTLGNADITVMCERPKLAPHNQAMRTNIASDLQTEVSNVSVKATTTEKLGFTGRQEGIMANAVVLLIPNT; the protein is encoded by the coding sequence ATGATAAAAATTGGTCAAGGTATCGACGTTCACGCTTTTCATAATAATGGTCAGCAGCAGCAATATGTAGTGCTGGCTGGCGTAGCTATTGAGCACAGCCATAGTTTACTCGCGCATTCTGATGGCGATGTGGTATTACATGCCCTTGCGGATGCCTTACTTGGCGCACTAGCGCTGGGGGATATTGGACAGCATTTCCCTGATACTGATACGGCGAATGCTGGTCTTGATTCTCGAGTTTTGCTGCGTTATGTTTATGGTAAAGTACAAGCGGCGGGCTATACATTGGGCAATGCCGACATTACTGTCATGTGTGAACGGCCAAAGCTGGCGCCTCACAACCAAGCGATGCGTACTAATATCGCCAGCGATTTGCAAACCGAAGTCAGTAATGTCAGTGTCAAAGCAACCACCACTGAAAAGCTTGGTTTTACCGGTCGCCAAGAGGGTATCATGGCCAATGCC